The Apteryx mantelli isolate bAptMan1 unplaced genomic scaffold, bAptMan1.hap1 HAP1_SCAFFOLD_20, whole genome shotgun sequence genome contains the following window.
cagtgaggtgagaggagcaggtggagaaagccttctgcctgcccacactggacgggatcctcaggatggcagctatgatgcacacaTAGGAGGCCAGGGTGAACAGGAATGGGAAGATTATATCAATGAAACACAGGATGAAACTTACTACTGTGATCaccctggtgtcactgcaggcgaGCTCCAGCAATGGGGTAAGATCACAGAAGAAATGGTCCACTGCCTTGGGGCCACAGAACCTTAAATTGGATAAAAAAGAAGTGACTACTGTACAGCTAAGGAATCCCcctagccaagacactgctgccagctgtagagagaccttccaggtcatgaggctggcatagagcaggggctggcagatggccaagtaccgatcgtaggacatcatggccagcaggtaacactcacTAACTGCAAAAGAGCCAAAGAAATGTACTTGTGCTAGACAACCATGAGCAGAGATGGtcctgtccccagtcaggaagctggccagcagccagggcaggatggtggagctgtagcaggtctccaaggaggagagattgcccaggaagaagtacatgggggtgtgcagatgcTGGTCTGTCACAACCAACACAATGATGAGGCTGTTCCCAACCATTGTTACCAAGTAGATCATgagcaagaggaggaagagtggtgtctggagcGAGGGaacattccccattcccagcaggaggaactccatTGGTGATGTGCaattgtcccattcccctttctccatgaagTGTGTTGGGTCCCTCATTCCTCTTTCACCAGCAAGGCAacctacaagaaaaaaatatccatttctttctttcattcttgtgTAGAATCATGAAGAAAGTTGCTGTCAGGGAAAACATGGACTCTGGCACTGCTCTAACTGCATTGGTGTTCCCTTTATAACCTCCATGACTAGTGAAAGGAGAGAACTAGGTTTTCCCAGAGAGTTAAACCGTGCATCTTAAGAGAAGTACCTCCTAGGAGAACCAACAGAGGTGAGTTGAACCTCATTTCTTCCTTGGAGTAGAGGTAGAGGACAGAAAGCATTCCCTCAGACCGTGACAGTGTCTCTCTTACACCTGAAGTTACTCTGAAGAGCAACCACAATCTTTACCAGGCAAGAAAATCCTTTTACGTGAGCACATCAGGTCAGACACCCTTTCTCCTCAAAGGAGGAGGACGGACCCTGCACCAAACAGCTGATCTCAGCTCTCTGAAGCACTTGTTTTGGAGGGGACAGGCTGTGTGCTTCCTTGGATAATGCATGGGTCAGGAGTTGACATCCATGGCACTGTGCAGTGGGACTACCTGAAAGGACTCTCAGAGTCTCCACACAGGCTTTAGAGAGCAAAGTCAGTTAGATGTGAGAGAAGATGGACAGCTGAGCTAATCAGCCAATATGAGAAAGAGAGATTTTGAGCAGGGCGGGAGGGAAGAGGACAGGGAAGTTCATTCGCTTTGTGTAGTTCCCCCCTCAGCAACAGTTTCTGAGGGCTTTGGGGCTGCCTCGTggcacagcccagcagctggacctcagctctgccagctgtgctcacggggctctgggctggctcaggggcaGCAAAAGCACAAATAATTCCACACTGACTGGCAAGCTCCCCAGGACTCTGCTGAGCTAACAAAGGCATCAGAAGAAATgcgtggagggaagagggagctggagggaagagggagctggaggagaagacacccaggAAAGGACATGCCCGTTACTTCTCTCACTCATAaatgccaccatgcaaagcctcacCAGCTAAAGAGGAACAGATCTGGCTCAGAAGGCACAAGACAAACCTGCATTCCTCAGGATGAGGTGATGACCTCTGTGCTAGTAGTGCCTGACAGTGATGATCAAGGTCAGAGTCTCACcttctgcctcttccccaccacgtccttctcttccctgagttCTCTGTAAACCCTGACCCAGGCTCATGcgttgctctgcccttgctgtcttcttATGGCTGCTCCTGTGCTGTGTCCCCAGCAGCAGCTGAATGCCCCCTACTCTCCAGAGTGTCCTGAGGTTTAAAGCACTAACgagtctctgaaggctcctgctgcagctggtctctccctagggactgcagagagtgagcaatGCAGAACTGGCcctcaaaggagactgaaacccCTGAGCTGCTGGGAACTTTGTAAACACTTCCTGGCATACAGCTTTCCCCATAACTCTggtcactcaaactctgggacatgctCCTTTGAAGAGAAAGTGAGGCTGGGCAATTGCCAGGACTCCTTCAAACTCATGATGCAAAGTCAGTAGAGATTCATgaatgggattcccctcacctccctgcaggtGACTCTCTGTTCACTGACTTGCTCCGGTTTAGAGAGTCCTGACTGCCAGAtctggtccctccagcctcccgccATGgtcagtggggaggaagaggcCAGGCCATAGGCATTTCATTgcagccatggagacttgccctggggCATGAGGTGAGTCCCCCTCAGGTGCTAGGTTCTGTTCTTTGAGGGTAGAGGGCCCCCCAACCTCTCCCTGAGGCTCAGGGGCCTGACATATTGGGgcctgaagggagcagagctactgATATTTCCTTATGGTTTCTGTCCATCTCTCTTACCTTGGAGGTACCCAggggcctcctttgctcctgttgttgcAGCAATAGTTGCCACCGGACATGATTCCTCTCAGCCCCCTTGGACTTGCCTGTCATGAGATGCAGTCTTCTTGGCCTCTGCCCTGACAGGAAGGGCAGGAGTGGCTGTCCCCATAGACACAGAAGTTTGTGCAACAGCTGCCTGAGCATCCGGAAGGCCTTCTACTGAATTGGCTCCAGTTGGTCACTGTCTTGCCTTTATTTGGGACCCAGCACTGGATGTGgcactctagatgtggtctagcaagcagtgagtgatggcaggtgatcacttccctcaatctcctggccATGTTCCTGCGcacacagcccaggaagctgttgccttcctcgctgccagggcacactgctggctggcGTTCACTTggccgtgcaccaggacccccaggaccttTTCCACACAGCTGCTCCtggccaggctgttgtcaggGCCCAGTGGCCAATAACAGGCCttcatggccctgaccagcctcaccacgagcctccacacacatgtccaagaaaccccatctaagctcaggcctgggccttcagtcccgtCTGGAGCTACGTTGCAGGTGTGCTTGTCTGAAGCTGTATTACAGGTATGCCTGTTCCtgcccatggaccctgttgaTCCGGACTCTGAAGCATAGCCTAACTTTCTAGCTCTACCTTAGACCTACCTCATTGCTATGGACCTGCCTTGCAATTACGGAGGTTTGTATGACCCTAGTTACTGTCAGTGGACCTGATCCTGATTTGCCAAGATGTGATCCTGGCTTGACCTGGGACCTGTCTTGACACCAAGAACTTTCCTGGTGATCTggagtcttggctgaacctggctaccatctccaggtctgccctgctcgcCTCACTGGGCTTTGGTGGGGCTTGACCCTGGCTGGTGAGACCCTTGCTTTTTTGGTCTTGTTATCATGTTTGGCTCCTGGCTCGCTGTCCCTTTGGGAGCAGCTGGCGcttgctgctgcctgaaatctgcccacagcctgtattgttgcttCTTACTTCCTgggggcaagatttggcattgatCTTTGCTGAATGTCATATGATTGCATGCTGCCTGTTCCTCCAGACcttcaaggtccctctggatggctgccCCATGCTTGGGCACATTGACTGGTCCCACTCTACTTtggtctcctctgcagacctcctccagGTGAGCGTGTCgtggggggggggttattattattattattattactattattactattattattattatctctgggtttattgcaaagagatttattgaagatggagatacagtgtagtcacagcaagcgaatcttactgcacatttgttagtgccgagtcttggtttcttaccactccaacggtttcctgacagaggttctcttaactcccggagagtaacctcgagaggcgtcccaactcaaggggagattcaccgccgtgcagcccgctgccgtgcaggagagctcaacgggctctaggtTGCAGCgttatttatgggcacggagtttgactcatggtcatacaatatttggtgtggagatgtacctttttttgctgatctcatgccgtgttggggaaaatatacccccctttttgctgatctcatgcccatttctggcctcaccagttgcaaccagtatggcctacttcttcctggtcagccctgggcgctgtcagttatttgtggtcagctggggcccAAGATAAGGGTGGGGAGGGagtagttgtgctccactacaCTTTGGGCTCGAGATGGGGGGGggaggtagttgtgctccaccacaggtccttgtaaacagccttggctgttgtaagagcgaggggtgggagaggagagagtaaagaaaagcttgttggggagggaggtttatatcaATACACGGAAGAAGTAAGCGTGAAGATGAAACTCGGTACtggagaaccaataaagtacgttgttattgcTGACCAAgttgaaggactcagcctcctcttcctccaccagaaagatccacaaaagatcaatgggcactgattcagtccatgctattccttaagtgactcgggaccaaggaaatgtgttgtctatccttttaggtaaaagatctgcgtggatttgtgtagccctctttgcctttcaggcttccaggattgttaaaacagtagtgaattatgtagtgggaacaaaagtgagaaagagtttgttaaagcagcataagagaaaacttgaaccaatgtctgcatttgtttctctctaggccccaaagcttatgttaatcttttgatatttcagtgtggaagtcattcaaacccacagctgaaaagtgaggttacgttgtcccagttatttttctccattgctcttactgtgctggccaggaaatcttctgacctactgaactcaattatgtctccaggacctttggcttgagccagcaaaggtgctgcagtgctgtggtggcaaaaaggaatgctgcccacaactgtgtttcataacgcgacagcgagatcactggagagtttatttgcagtctgggttagaagacagcgcacaaggaaagatgaaaccattggaatgactgaaataacaaaaataaatatcgtatacatacttgtgataatgctggaactttgcctatccaatttgcagttatttatatgcagctcctgtgtttcaatgcccatgttaagttttttgcctaaaaatgctgttctgctccttcctcccctcccaccttctttgctaactgttgaccaatttcagctgaacatggcaaatgtagagatctccatgtttttgaactctaggcatcatgaaaatgagggttggggtgatgaagggatccggacaggtgggtgctgagggagaaagttgtaattctcccccatatcggctgcctgaccccttgccctgcctgcatttggctggccaatgCCCATGTCtgatgtgagaaccatcacttgcccagccagcatggtggagaccagcagccaggggggcgagagggggtagcggggaaagaaaagataaaatcattaatatctttgtcttccttggtaactttatttctgaacaccttgttttctgattattgttctgGAAATGCCGATTGCcacccagcatggtacaggccagggctctaaacagctggagagccaggctacaggcaaagatctcccctggagcctgcaggaacaggtgctctggagaagttggcagctccttccctgggcctgtccgctctgtttgctagcaccacctcccctgaagaaagatgcacacaggcaccttttcgcttctttaatcgcctaggtttcattgactcaagtgaggtaggtggcactcatggtaaggaggtggcctgcttttaatgtgcttcctattgtttctgcctgaaaatccatgtttcttttagattgaaggacatcaaatgatgctgttgtgcatgaccatagtttccattccaaattcaacagtcaGGAGGTTGTTGGcaactcagggagctggaagacgctgctcataaacctctctccatggcaagagctcctgctgacctcagtgggattcagactgtggttttcatctcctcataagactctgtagctcccaggagatggctcttcatcagcctgactgcagctcatgccttCTTTTAGCATCCTTTTTTTCAATAATAGTGTAATGAAgccttattttatttaaatatgtatgaatgtatttatttatttatttatttatttgtggaaagaaatgtgtttcttttctttcattgtacttaagaggaacagttattgtacacttcTTGATTaatatgaacattttctttatttGGCTACATTTACCAAATTTAAataatcctgcagcctgtaatgcCCCAtcggaggcactaaaagcatttaaatacatctatttgtacatctgtgcctttttcttaaggaggagaaaaataaagcatgaatagacttggtgctgttctgttccttcttacttttaggcaggaaatctgtcctgttgtttgccatccctgtattacagcatctggacctttagtggaagcacttgagagctcttaaagcatggacagacatgttacgtggttaGATGCTCAtttgccacataagaggattatctgcctttgggttatgtgatggctgcctctgtggtcatctaccagcaatgtctagtcagtgcccacatctactgctagcactttccccctggggaccagaactgcctgagtgttgctcatctgatcagacgcacagtgaaatgcatcctgggaaaggatgcttgctgctttggtcatggggtagaggcttgtgtgcttgtgtgcttgaggtaccacctgcaggcaatggcctttgatcttcctgagcaaggaacctggttggaaggagcctctggaaatgagacagcaggctgtgagctggggagctcttcagaca
Protein-coding sequences here:
- the LOC136996005 gene encoding olfactory receptor 5B21-like, encoding MEKGEWDNCTSPMEFLLLGMGNVPSLQTPLFLLLLMIYLVTMVGNSLIIVLVVTDQHLHTPMYFFLGNLSSLETCYSSTILPWLLASFLTGDRTISAHGCLAQVHFFGSFAVSECYLLAMMSYDRYLAICQPLLYASLMTWKVSLQLAAVSWLGGFLSCTVVTSFLSNLRFCGPKAVDHFFCDLTPLLELACSDTRVITVVSFILCFIDIIFPFLFTLASYVCIIAAILRIPSSVGRQKAFSTCSSHLTVITVFYGTLIIVYLIPRTAPLRQLNKVFSFFYTILTPLVNPLIYSLRNREVREALRKALRKTLACTQSS